CTTTATTcttcaataattaatttcgAAATCAGCAACACATCTCTGTTCCAGGTAGAGTACAACGTCATAGAAATAAACTCatcgattttttattataagaatTAACTCATAGGATTTCTGTGCAACGTCTGAAAAACTAACAAAACAGAATGGTCCGAAAACTAAAGTATCATGAAcagaaattgttgaaaaaagtagATTTCATCTCCTGGAAGCTTGACAACAATGTTCATGAAGTGCAAATTCTTAAAAGATACagaattcaaaaaagagatgatTACACAAAGTAAGTGGATTTTAAATGACAGATTTCTTAAGAAATCATTTTGACGATGTATCTTAATTGCAGGTACTGCACACTTGTAATGCATGTAAAAAAGTTGGCAAACAAGATAAAGGAGCTCGACCCCAAAGACCCTTTCAGAGTGGAGTGCAGCGCTGCTCTTTTGGAAAAACtgtacaattttgttttcatataaTTTCTGAAGGTTACTTGACTGTTATCTTAAATTTAGATATTCCATGGGTTTAATTCCAACCAAGTGGTCCCTTGATCTTGTTTCCAAAATAACAGCATCCTGCTTCTGTCGAAGAAGACTTCCTGTGGTCATGGTTAGGGCAAAGATGGCAGATTCCATCAAAACTGCAACTACATTTGTGGAACAAGGACATGTCAGAGTTGGTCCTGAAGTGGTAAAAGACCCAGCATTTCTTGTTACCAGGTACTTATTAAAACTTTTCAATTATTGATTGCATATAAATGACTcagttactttttttatgaattagAAATATGGAGGATTTTGTGACCTGGGTAGACTCCTCAGCTATTAAGAAACATATTATGGAATACAACGAGATGGTAATAATGATCattattgcaattttttaaagaaattaatcaatttcatTCCTTCTATTTCAGAGAGATGATTTCAATATGGCTTGACTTGTTTGACGAAATGCAACTTGTATGGAAATACATCCCGTTTTCTATCTACTAAATATCGCTCATTTCCTGTcatttttagaataaaattaattcattgaGTTAGATAAGTATACATTCTAGTTCAAACTTCTCCTCTGAGGTTAATGGGGTTTCCGTAGTGCTTCAAAGGGGGGGAAAACCACGGTTAATCTTAAAGGCTCAAACATTCATCGACACGGTAGGTTATTACTAACCCTTAACCGGAAAATTTATACAGTTTTCCATTCACTTTTGATTGAATCACAAGTGTCAAGGAAACATGGCTGCCAATATGTccttcatttttgtttgcttaataTTCATTCATCTAGTTTATTCAGGATTACCTTTTAGatccaaaaaattcaacaggCAATCGAAAAGTACATTGCGGAATTACCAAACTGAATTCTTTAACGAGGTAATGCTCATGCATTTATTACGTTTATATGAAATTGTAATACGTTTCACTAAATTGTCAAGGTTTTCCAAGACCATTGGGACCGTAAAATGAGAACTCTTGATCCAAAAGCAAATAAGAGTTtgtgtattttattattctccCAATTTTATAATGGAGTGatataaaatgtgttttactGTAAAATTCAGCTGCTACTTGTGACGCCAAAGCAATTGCTGCCGAAAACAGGAATGCAAAATGCAAACCGCGTCTTTATGTTGTCGccttagaaaaatttgaaggtttcaaggtaaaataattctccaattaaaactaaaaatcatCCTGACTTGATGAATTTTACACCAGATCGAACCGAGTCATGTAGAAGTCATGCGATGTAATTATAGTAAATGTAGCAGTTCAGCCCAACATTGTCTACCATCAACAACTCAGATGCGAAAACTTTCGGTAAgtcgtttttttctccccttatCTTGGTGCGCattctatttaattttttgttgtataaTTTCAGGTTTACGCACTTAAAGAGCCCGCCCCGAAAACGAAGGAAAATCGTTCGACAACATGTATGCAGATGGAAGTCGAGGAACACGTCAGTTGTAAATGCGGTTGTCTGATTAAGCCGAAAGATTGCCACAAGCCTGcggtaaaaaaatatcaatcaaagatttatttttaccagTTGACACTGAATAAATTACATTCGTATCCTAGATCTACTCTAAAAACAACTGTCGTTGCGAGTGCCCCAACAGGAGCGAGGCCCATACGTGCGAGCAAAACGGCTTCAAATGGAATCAGTCTATTTGTCGGTATATACTactttctcgtttttttttgtggctcTCTTATATAATGTATACAGGGATATTTTTTGGGTGTATGCAAATCTCGCCAGACTGGTCAGTTCTCTAGACGTAGACAATCTAAAAGAGTTTGCAGCCACTATATTTtagtttgtattttttatttttgggtgtgtgtgtgtgaatgagGCGGTGGGAACTGGTTATGGAACGAAGGTTGACTTTATTCttaagataaaaacaaaacaaacaaaatttatcgATTTGTTTGTACACACATTTATTTGTGACGTCAAGGATATTTATTACGTTACAAATATAGTGatgcattgaattttttttgtttaaattcttgtttctttatttattttgttgttctcAGATGTATCCAGAGCTCACCACTGTCTACGGAATGAGGTCAAACTAGACCCATGttctatagagagagagagagagagctatatCAGGCCCGAGGCCTGGGGACCGACGCCGGTTAtacaatctttttatttttcctttttcccatATGGGCTGCCTACAAAGTCTGTCTGTCGTAagagtctaaaaaaaaaaggaaaaataaatagaaataaatttagtcctttttttaataaatattattttttttgcctaCGTGTGCACTGTATATGTGTAACTATATATACCTTTGCAAAATCTCTTGAGGACTTACGAAATTCAACGACGTCGTCAATGTCCATTAAGCAGCTTGACTAAGTGTATCGTGAATAACGAACTGAACGCCGACAGGAGAAAATCCATCCGCGTTCTCTGTGTACACGTAGAAGATCAGGCAATTTCCGAATGGATTTACGGTGGTTGATGTTATCTCTTTGTTGGAGAGAAAAGgggatttcaaaacttttttcttgtgtgtgtgtgtgtgcgtaccGTGTCCGTGTGTGTAAGTTGTTACCACCGTAAATGGAGGTGCTCGAGGGGGCGATGTCGACGCGcaactttcactttttctgaaACAGCCCCAGGCAGTCACCTACAACAGACTTCGTGATCCGTCGGCGTACCAGTCGGATATTTTTGTTACAAGACAaggttttgttgttatttccaaataaaaacgaaattccaAAAGACgcatttttatgaaaattcaCCGATATATT
This window of the Daphnia pulex isolate KAP4 chromosome 5, ASM2113471v1 genome carries:
- the LOC124194160 gene encoding U3 small nucleolar ribonucleoprotein protein IMP3-like, with amino-acid sequence MVRKLKYHEQKLLKKVDFISWKLDNNVHEVQILKRYRIQKRDDYTKYCTLVMHVKKLANKIKELDPKDPFRVECSAALLEKLYSMGLIPTKWSLDLVSKITASCFCRRRLPVVMVRAKMADSIKTATTFVEQGHVRVGPEVVKDPAFLVTRNMEDFVTWVDSSAIKKHIMEYNEMRDDFNMA
- the LOC124194159 gene encoding uncharacterized protein LOC124194159 isoform X2, with the protein product MAANMSFIFVCLIFIHLVYSGLPFRSKKFNRQSKSTLRNYQTEFFNEVFQDHWDRKMRTLDPKANKTATCDAKAIAAENRNAKCKPRLYVVALEKFEGFKIEPSHVEVMRCNYSKCSSSAQHCLPSTTQMRKLSVYALKEPAPKTKENRSTTCMQMEVEEHVSCKCGCLIKPKDCHKPAIYSKNNCRCECPNRSEAHTCEQNGFKWNQSICRCIQSSPLSTE
- the LOC124194159 gene encoding uncharacterized protein LOC124194159 isoform X1, coding for MAANMSFIFVCLIFIHLVYSGLPFRSKKFNRQSKSTLRNYQTEFFNEVFQDHWDRKMRTLDPKANKSLSATCDAKAIAAENRNAKCKPRLYVVALEKFEGFKIEPSHVEVMRCNYSKCSSSAQHCLPSTTQMRKLSVYALKEPAPKTKENRSTTCMQMEVEEHVSCKCGCLIKPKDCHKPAIYSKNNCRCECPNRSEAHTCEQNGFKWNQSICRCIQSSPLSTE